One Chitinophagales bacterium genomic region harbors:
- a CDS encoding DUF3883 domain-containing protein: MSEIKTYRIPDEYFFRLHHVRPRFKNDVEEVLLYVTTSISEMTVLPNNDFKNELNKVLFGFKKNATSTQKTIDNWRTEISALFGFIQETNGYSQPGLMAKRLANNQYLDEFFNYFLYSFQYPAGHIKSQNVIKQIEAGVRFKPCQFILNLLIEGEKLTGKPFSITAEELTQCAYFDLRVTTGKRQAKEVAKLILQNRKEKVEYEYDYEALRNERTGEFPSKGDTNRYAGDILDYMVLANLLQHKGTGYYYYLNEENKEAINFHLLNDVWFDEYDKFYNVDVITNPEIGALEEVWFDFVNSFDNIEAFAPHLEEREVENISTLIQEYYSRMKEDRKVPTKIFGDYGETLILAHEYLRTKDGSNRQHLINKIPTPLGVGYDLQSIEIEKKKRYIEVKTTKSRKAINNNRFKLTPNEWDTAETLGDNYFVYYLVINDEGKNIFVIQNPIKQFELGNIKIDKNLVVEFSKTSGQWHRLLEIAS, encoded by the coding sequence ATGAGCGAAATAAAAACATACAGAATACCAGACGAGTATTTTTTTCGTTTGCACCACGTTAGACCACGTTTTAAAAATGATGTGGAAGAAGTTTTGTTGTATGTAACAACTTCCATTTCAGAAATGACGGTTTTACCAAACAACGATTTCAAAAACGAACTAAACAAAGTATTATTTGGCTTTAAAAAGAACGCAACATCTACACAAAAAACAATAGATAATTGGCGAACAGAAATTTCCGCTTTATTTGGGTTTATTCAAGAAACAAACGGCTATTCTCAACCCGGATTAATGGCTAAAAGACTTGCCAATAATCAATATTTGGACGAGTTTTTTAATTACTTTTTGTATTCTTTTCAATATCCAGCAGGACACATAAAATCTCAAAATGTAATCAAACAAATTGAAGCAGGTGTAAGATTTAAACCTTGTCAATTCATACTTAATTTACTTATAGAGGGCGAAAAATTAACAGGAAAACCATTTAGCATAACAGCCGAAGAACTTACACAATGTGCTTATTTCGATCTGCGAGTTACTACAGGAAAAAGACAAGCAAAGGAAGTTGCAAAACTCATTCTACAAAATAGAAAAGAAAAAGTAGAATATGAGTATGATTACGAAGCATTAAGAAACGAACGTACAGGCGAATTTCCTTCTAAAGGAGACACCAATCGTTATGCTGGAGACATTTTGGATTATATGGTTTTAGCTAACCTTTTGCAACACAAAGGAACAGGTTACTATTATTACCTAAATGAAGAAAACAAAGAAGCTATCAACTTTCATTTGCTAAATGATGTTTGGTTTGACGAATACGATAAATTCTACAATGTAGATGTAATCACAAATCCTGAAATTGGAGCATTAGAAGAAGTTTGGTTTGACTTTGTAAACAGCTTTGATAACATCGAAGCATTTGCTCCGCATTTAGAAGAACGAGAAGTTGAAAACATTTCTACACTCATTCAAGAGTATTATTCTCGAATGAAAGAGGACAGAAAAGTACCTACAAAAATATTCGGGGATTATGGAGAAACTTTAATTTTGGCTCACGAATATTTAAGAACAAAAGACGGCTCAAATCGTCAACATTTGATAAATAAAATTCCAACGCCACTTGGTGTTGGCTACGACTTACAAAGTATAGAAATCGAAAAAAAGAAACGCTACATAGAAGTGAAAACTACCAAATCACGAAAAGCAATTAATAATAATCGTTTTAAACTCACGCCAAACGAATGGGATACAGCCGAGACATTAGGTGATAATTATTTCGTTTACTATTTAGTGATAAATGACGAGGGGAAAAACATTTTCGTTATTCAAAATCCTATCAAACAATTTGAGTTAGGAAACATAAAAATTGATAAAAATTTAGTTGTTGAATTTTCAAAAACATCAGGACAATGGCACAGACTTTTGGAAATAGCAAGTTAA
- a CDS encoding DNA cytosine methyltransferase — protein MAQTFGNSKLKVASLFCGCGGMDLGIQGGFNFLDKHYAELPFEVVYAVDNDAYATKIYNDNFAHQCETKDVRDINPSEVPDHDILLGGFPCQSFSIIAQNPPRLGYKDDRGKLFFEMVKVLKEKQPRFFIGENVKGLLSANKRKAFPMIVKEFEKAGYHIHYKLLNASEFGVPQKRERVFIIGFRDFDDYFNFKFPLPNTLNGSKIVLKQVIDKKADKDEKWFFSQRAVEGMLRVREKMNKGRVQDLNQPCNTISSHLAKVSLNGTDPVLMVNERYRRFTPREAASIQSFPTTFKLESVSDNRQYRAIGNAVPPVLMWQIAISFTSLPNFIQTKMELKKSTEKNINY, from the coding sequence ATGGCACAGACTTTTGGAAATAGCAAGTTAAAAGTTGCTTCGCTCTTTTGTGGTTGCGGAGGAATGGATTTAGGCATTCAAGGAGGTTTTAATTTCCTTGACAAGCACTATGCAGAATTACCATTTGAAGTTGTGTATGCGGTTGATAATGACGCTTACGCAACTAAAATTTACAACGATAATTTCGCTCATCAATGTGAAACAAAAGATGTTCGGGATATTAACCCAAGCGAAGTTCCCGACCACGATATTTTGTTGGGTGGTTTTCCTTGCCAATCATTTTCAATTATTGCTCAAAATCCGCCAAGATTGGGTTACAAAGACGATAGAGGAAAACTATTTTTTGAAATGGTAAAGGTTTTGAAAGAAAAACAACCACGTTTTTTTATTGGCGAAAACGTAAAAGGTTTACTTTCTGCAAACAAAAGAAAAGCCTTTCCAATGATTGTGAAAGAGTTTGAAAAAGCAGGTTATCACATCCATTATAAACTCTTAAATGCGTCTGAATTTGGCGTTCCACAAAAACGTGAACGTGTTTTTATTATAGGCTTTAGAGATTTTGATGATTATTTCAACTTCAAATTTCCATTACCAAACACGCTAAACGGCTCTAAAATTGTGTTGAAACAAGTCATTGACAAAAAAGCGGACAAAGACGAAAAATGGTTTTTCAGCCAAAGAGCTGTTGAGGGAATGTTGCGAGTACGTGAAAAAATGAACAAAGGCAGAGTTCAAGACCTAAACCAACCTTGTAATACTATTAGTTCTCACTTGGCAAAAGTAAGTTTAAACGGAACTGACCCGGTTTTAATGGTAAATGAACGATACAGAAGGTTTACACCACGAGAAGCAGCGAGTATTCAATCATTTCCTACAACATTTAAGTTAGAAAGTGTATCGGACAATAGACAATACCGAGCAATTGGAAATGCTGTTCCACCTGTTTTAATGTGGCAAATAGCTATATCATTCACGTCATTACCAAATTTCATTCAGACAAAAATGGAATTAAAAAAATCTACAGAAAAAAATATAAATTATTAG
- a CDS encoding homoserine kinase, producing the protein MEQIKIFCPATVANISCGFDVLGLALNNVGDEMVFTKNNSNKLKITKITGADLSTDLKENIVGIVAEAMVEKHKIDFGIDIEIHKKIKPGSGIGSSAASAAGTAFGVNALMGNVFSKKQLIEFAMLGEAFVGGSKVADNVAPALLGGITLIKSYQPFAYFSLPVPAALFVVVVHPQIELKTQDARKILPKQVPMKNAIAQSAHLASFVHALHTNNYKLLGTSLQDFLVEPHRKILIPLFDETKQEALKNGALGGGISGAGPSQFYLCKGKETALKVEQSIATRYQKHNIPAHVFHSEVNREGIYSF; encoded by the coding sequence ATGGAGCAGATTAAAATATTTTGTCCTGCCACGGTGGCTAATATTTCTTGCGGTTTTGATGTCTTGGGTTTAGCACTAAATAATGTGGGCGATGAAATGGTTTTTACTAAAAACAATTCAAATAAACTTAAAATTACTAAAATAACGGGAGCGGATTTATCTACTGATTTAAAAGAAAATATTGTAGGCATTGTGGCGGAAGCTATGGTGGAAAAACACAAAATAGATTTTGGTATAGATATAGAAATACACAAAAAGATAAAACCGGGAAGTGGTATAGGAAGCAGTGCTGCCAGTGCCGCAGGAACGGCTTTTGGGGTAAATGCACTAATGGGAAATGTGTTTTCTAAAAAGCAATTAATAGAATTTGCCATGCTGGGCGAAGCCTTTGTGGGAGGCAGTAAAGTGGCAGATAATGTAGCTCCGGCATTGTTGGGAGGTATTACGTTAATAAAATCGTATCAACCTTTTGCGTATTTTTCATTGCCTGTTCCGGCAGCATTATTTGTAGTGGTGGTGCATCCGCAAATAGAGTTAAAAACGCAAGATGCCCGAAAAATTTTGCCTAAGCAAGTGCCTATGAAAAACGCCATAGCTCAAAGTGCCCATTTAGCAAGTTTTGTGCATGCTTTGCATACTAATAATTATAAATTATTGGGTACTTCATTGCAAGATTTTTTAGTAGAACCCCACCGTAAAATCTTAATTCCTTTATTTGACGAAACGAAGCAAGAAGCACTAAAAAATGGAGCGTTAGGCGGTGGCATTTCGGGAGCGGGACCTTCACAGTTTTATTTGTGCAAGGGAAAAGAAACAGCCTTAAAAGTTGAGCAATCTATAGCTACACGCTACCAAAAACACAATATTCCTGCCCATGTCTTTCATTCAGAGGTTAATAGGGAAGGGATTTATAGTTTCTAA
- the thrA gene encoding bifunctional aspartate kinase/homoserine dehydrogenase I, translated as MKVLKFGGTSVGSAKAFQLVAKIVQQQKEDVCVVVSAMGGVTNLLIQAGEQAKNKDEKYVDTFLLIKQKHIDAINALFAWENRTAILSEIIVRLNEINSFLEGIYLLGDLSEKSLARLSSFGELLSSYILSEYLKIAYNKDVSLLDATALIKVEGNYLGAKLNQNLSYKNIKKAIKTGVHIMPGFICSNEANEICTLGRGGSDYTAAIIAAACSAKVLEIWTDVSGMYTTNPKLVSSAFPIKHISYQEAMELSHFGAKVIYPPTIQPVLDLKIPILIKNTFDASGAFTEISHKVNNQSVVSGISHIEGIALLTLEGAGMVGVPGFSMRLFKTLAEQKINVIFITQASSEHSICFGILQEETAKAQKSIEEEFAYELSLGKINPLILENDLAIVALVGDNMKNHQGISGKMFNTLGKNNINIRAIAQGASERNISTVIHKKHISKALNVLHEAFFEDHRTQLNVFVIGVGNVGAKLLNQFEQQKEYLSKSMHLNLNVVGLANSKTMFFDEESINLTNWEKLLKQGKDFDVKRFLSEIKKRNLPNSIVVDNTASEQISDAYALFLKESIALITCNKIACSSSLHNYQYLKTLARKYNAPFLYETNVGAGLPIINTLQNLIASGDKIIEIQAVLSGSLNFIFNNYNATTSFAQIVEEAGKQGYTEPDPRIDLSGVDVMRKILILARESGASIEMDDIKSVSFLPEKALKSKSVADFMQTLQEDEVYFKNLYTKAVNKNAQLKVVAKYTEKGAQLALEEILPENPFYNLKGKDNMVLFYTERYKEQPLVIKGAGAGADVTASGIFADIIKLANQ; from the coding sequence ATGAAAGTTTTAAAATTTGGGGGAACATCAGTAGGTAGTGCCAAGGCGTTTCAGTTAGTGGCAAAAATTGTACAGCAGCAAAAAGAAGATGTTTGTGTGGTGGTTTCAGCTATGGGAGGCGTTACAAACTTATTAATACAAGCCGGAGAGCAAGCCAAAAATAAAGACGAAAAATATGTAGATACTTTTCTGTTAATTAAACAAAAACATATTGACGCAATCAATGCGCTGTTTGCATGGGAAAATAGAACGGCTATTTTAAGCGAAATAATTGTAAGGCTTAACGAGATAAATTCTTTTCTTGAAGGTATTTATTTGTTGGGCGATTTATCTGAAAAATCATTGGCACGTTTAAGTAGTTTTGGTGAATTGCTTTCCTCTTATATTTTAAGTGAATATTTAAAAATAGCTTACAATAAAGATGTTAGCCTGCTTGATGCTACGGCATTAATAAAAGTTGAAGGAAATTATTTAGGAGCAAAATTAAACCAAAATCTCAGCTATAAAAACATTAAGAAAGCCATAAAAACAGGTGTTCATATTATGCCCGGGTTTATTTGCAGCAATGAAGCCAATGAAATTTGCACTTTAGGTAGAGGAGGCTCAGATTATACGGCTGCTATTATTGCAGCAGCTTGCTCGGCTAAAGTGTTAGAAATTTGGACAGATGTTAGTGGTATGTACACCACCAATCCCAAGTTGGTATCGTCTGCTTTTCCTATAAAACACATTTCCTACCAAGAGGCAATGGAACTGTCTCATTTTGGGGCAAAAGTTATATATCCGCCCACTATTCAACCCGTTTTAGACCTTAAAATTCCTATTTTAATTAAAAATACTTTTGATGCAAGTGGAGCTTTTACAGAAATTTCACACAAGGTAAATAATCAAAGTGTAGTTTCGGGCATTAGCCATATAGAAGGCATAGCGTTGCTTACATTAGAGGGAGCCGGTATGGTAGGTGTTCCGGGTTTTTCTATGCGGTTATTTAAAACACTGGCAGAGCAAAAAATAAATGTCATTTTTATTACCCAAGCATCTTCGGAGCATTCTATTTGTTTTGGTATTTTGCAAGAAGAAACAGCCAAAGCCCAAAAGAGCATAGAGGAAGAATTTGCTTATGAATTATCCTTAGGCAAAATAAATCCATTAATTTTAGAAAATGATTTAGCCATAGTAGCTTTGGTAGGCGATAATATGAAAAATCATCAAGGGATAAGCGGCAAAATGTTTAATACCTTAGGTAAAAATAATATTAATATCAGAGCCATAGCACAAGGAGCTTCAGAACGTAATATTTCTACCGTAATACATAAAAAACATATTTCTAAGGCACTAAATGTTTTGCACGAAGCCTTTTTTGAAGACCACAGAACGCAACTTAATGTATTTGTAATAGGCGTAGGAAATGTAGGGGCAAAATTGCTTAATCAGTTTGAACAACAAAAAGAATATCTTTCTAAAAGCATGCACCTAAATTTAAACGTAGTTGGTTTGGCCAACTCAAAAACAATGTTTTTTGATGAAGAAAGCATTAATCTAACTAATTGGGAAAAACTGCTTAAACAAGGGAAAGACTTTGATGTAAAACGGTTTTTGAGTGAAATTAAAAAGCGAAATTTACCCAATTCAATAGTGGTAGATAATACGGCATCGGAGCAAATAAGCGATGCCTACGCATTATTTTTAAAGGAAAGTATAGCTTTAATAACCTGCAATAAAATAGCTTGTTCATCTTCATTGCATAATTACCAATATTTAAAAACATTAGCACGAAAATACAATGCTCCGTTTTTGTATGAAACTAATGTAGGAGCAGGTTTGCCTATTATAAACACCCTACAAAATCTTATAGCTTCGGGCGATAAAATTATAGAAATACAAGCCGTACTTTCGGGGAGTTTAAATTTTATTTTTAATAATTATAATGCTACTACTTCCTTTGCTCAAATAGTAGAAGAAGCCGGCAAGCAAGGCTATACGGAACCCGACCCACGTATAGATTTAAGTGGGGTAGATGTAATGCGTAAAATATTGATTTTGGCACGGGAAAGTGGTGCATCTATTGAAATGGACGATATAAAAAGTGTAAGTTTTTTGCCTGAAAAGGCGTTAAAATCAAAATCTGTTGCAGATTTTATGCAAACATTGCAAGAAGATGAAGTTTATTTTAAAAATTTATATACAAAAGCAGTAAATAAAAATGCACAGCTTAAAGTGGTGGCTAAATATACGGAGAAAGGTGCACAGCTTGCTTTAGAAGAAATATTGCCGGAAAATCCGTTTTACAATTTGAAGGGGAAAGACAATATGGTACTTTTTTATACAGAAAGATATAAAGAGCAGCCTTTGGTTATAAAAGGGGCAGGAGCGGGGGCAGACGTAACAGCCAGTGGCATTTTTGCAGATATTATAAAATTGGCAAATCAGTAA
- a CDS encoding RluA family pseudouridine synthase: protein MGKIDITNIDFESQEEDDLFNVIELEADKGQNPLRIDKYVMNQSDVVSRTRVQQAAKFGNLYVNGQTVKSNYKVKPHDKILMVYPKSINEPDLTPQNIPLDIVFEDKDIIVLNKEAGLVVHPGVGNRNGTLVNGLLYHTKNLGGAIEERAGIVHRIDKNTSGLLVIAKTDDAMTHLAKQFFDRTIKRRYWALVWGDVEQDEGTIEGNIGRDQRDPKIFTVYPRGDFGKHAITHYKVIERFAYVTLVECRLETGRTHQIRVHMKHIGHTLFNDDTYGGDRIQKGTIYSKYKQFVENCFEICPRQALHAKSLGFVHPKTGKEVYFESNLPEDMLQVIEKWRIYAQDIYRKNEDL from the coding sequence ATGGGCAAAATAGATATTACTAATATTGATTTTGAAAGTCAAGAAGAAGATGATTTGTTTAATGTCATTGAGCTTGAGGCTGATAAAGGGCAAAATCCTTTGCGTATAGATAAATACGTAATGAATCAAAGCGATGTAGTGAGTCGCACCCGAGTTCAGCAGGCAGCAAAATTTGGTAATTTATACGTAAATGGTCAAACCGTTAAATCAAATTATAAGGTAAAACCTCACGATAAAATATTAATGGTTTATCCAAAATCTATTAATGAACCAGATTTAACACCCCAAAATATACCTTTAGATATAGTTTTTGAAGATAAGGATATTATTGTACTCAATAAAGAAGCAGGATTAGTAGTACACCCGGGCGTAGGCAATAGAAATGGAACTTTGGTAAATGGACTCCTTTATCACACCAAAAATTTGGGTGGAGCTATTGAAGAAAGAGCGGGAATAGTACACCGTATAGATAAAAATACTTCGGGATTATTAGTAATAGCTAAAACCGATGATGCTATGACACATTTAGCTAAGCAGTTTTTTGATAGAACCATAAAACGCAGATATTGGGCTTTAGTTTGGGGCGATGTGGAGCAAGATGAAGGAACTATTGAGGGAAATATTGGTAGAGATCAAAGAGACCCTAAAATATTTACAGTTTACCCTCGTGGCGATTTTGGAAAACATGCCATTACTCACTATAAAGTTATAGAACGTTTTGCTTATGTAACATTAGTAGAATGTAGATTAGAAACAGGTAGAACGCATCAAATTAGAGTACACATGAAACACATAGGGCATACCTTATTTAATGATGATACCTACGGAGGAGATAGAATACAAAAAGGGACTATTTACTCAAAGTACAAACAGTTTGTAGAAAATTGTTTTGAAATATGCCCGAGACAAGCTCTTCATGCTAAATCTTTAGGTTTTGTGCATCCCAAAACAGGAAAAGAAGTCTATTTTGAAAGTAATTTGCCGGAAGATATGTTGCAAGTAATAGAAAAATGGCGTATTTATGCTCAAGATATTTATAGAAAGAATGAAGATTTATAA
- a CDS encoding bifunctional phosphoglucose/phosphomannose isomerase: MLQLIENFPKQIDEAIEIGLNYDFKLKEFEPQNIVICGLGGSGIGANFVKDVVYSKISIPLEIVKGYTLPAYVSEKTLVIISSYSGNTEETVACFEQSIDRKAMIVAISSNGKVEKIAKENNLDLIVIPGGMPPRSCMGYSSTQIFFILNHFKLIDNSFIKQLQEAKQLILDNKESIKQEAKELAEKIYNKIPVLYSENTIESVTVRWRQQINENGKQLCWHHVVPEMNHNELVGWRQKNEDLAVILLRKEDDYKNNQVRFELNKKEYEKYTSSIFEVWSMGNSLIEQCIYLINIGDYLSYYLSQLRGFDTTEVDVIDRLKSNLA; this comes from the coding sequence ATGTTACAACTGATTGAGAATTTTCCTAAACAGATAGACGAAGCTATAGAAATAGGGTTAAATTATGATTTTAAATTAAAAGAATTTGAACCTCAAAATATAGTAATTTGCGGTCTTGGTGGTTCTGGAATAGGAGCTAATTTTGTTAAAGATGTTGTTTATTCTAAAATTTCTATTCCTTTAGAAATAGTAAAAGGATATACTTTGCCGGCTTATGTAAGCGAAAAAACTTTGGTTATTATTTCGTCATATAGTGGAAATACAGAAGAAACGGTAGCTTGTTTTGAACAGTCCATAGACCGAAAAGCTATGATTGTGGCTATAAGTTCTAATGGGAAAGTTGAAAAAATAGCTAAAGAAAATAACTTGGATTTGATAGTAATTCCGGGAGGAATGCCACCACGGTCTTGCATGGGGTATTCAAGCACTCAAATTTTCTTTATTCTTAATCATTTTAAATTAATAGATAATAGTTTTATAAAACAACTTCAAGAAGCAAAACAATTAATACTTGACAATAAAGAATCTATTAAGCAAGAAGCAAAAGAATTAGCTGAAAAAATTTACAATAAAATACCAGTTTTATATTCTGAAAATACAATAGAGTCGGTAACAGTAAGGTGGAGACAACAGATTAATGAAAATGGTAAGCAACTGTGTTGGCATCATGTAGTGCCGGAAATGAACCATAATGAGTTAGTAGGTTGGAGGCAAAAAAATGAAGATTTAGCCGTTATTTTATTAAGAAAAGAAGATGATTATAAAAATAATCAAGTGCGTTTTGAGTTGAATAAAAAAGAGTACGAAAAATACACAAGCTCTATTTTTGAAGTTTGGAGTATGGGAAATTCATTAATAGAACAATGCATTTATTTGATAAACATAGGTGATTATTTATCTTATTATTTATCTCAATTGCGTGGGTTTGACACTACGGAAGTAGATGTAATAGACAGATTAAAGTCTAACTTAGCATAA
- a CDS encoding YraN family protein has product MAKHNDIGENGEELATNFLLSNGYSVLEKNYRFDRAEIDIIAKNDKLLIFVEVKTRTTDFYGNPEDFLSIAQQKRITKAAQHFIEENNWQNEIRFDIIAINHHNELHHIKDAFFIID; this is encoded by the coding sequence TTGGCTAAACATAATGACATAGGAGAAAATGGAGAAGAATTAGCTACAAACTTCTTATTATCAAATGGATATAGCGTGCTTGAAAAAAACTATCGGTTTGATAGAGCCGAAATAGATATAATTGCAAAAAACGATAAACTTTTAATTTTTGTGGAAGTGAAAACCAGAACTACTGATTTTTATGGCAATCCCGAAGATTTTTTGAGCATAGCTCAGCAAAAAAGAATTACTAAAGCTGCCCAACATTTTATAGAAGAAAATAATTGGCAAAATGAAATTCGTTTTGATATTATAGCTATTAATCATCATAATGAATTGCACCATATTAAAGATGCCTTTTTTATAATTGACTAA
- a CDS encoding glycosyltransferase — protein sequence MEQQSIILLSTSDILYDQRLIKIATALQSFGANVSLIGRKLSDNRQNNSKKYTEKRIACVFNKGVLFYAEINLRFFFLLLFSKYNKVCANDADTLFGAWLASFFKKFELYYDAHEIFTEVPELEGKFIKKRIWAWVEKKGMRKAKKLYTVNESVAVFLQEKYGRKFDVIMNVPELKYQKETNENQSFILYQGALNKGRGLKELIKAMGKIDMPLKIAGSGDIENELKILVADLNLTDKVTFFGKLLPKDLEQITQKAYLGVNLLDKSSMNYYYSLANKFFDYAHAGIPQIGMNFPEYERINKEFEVSLLINTLSVKEIEETINKLIKNKELYNNLKNNTLALSKNYNWDKEKEKLKLIYLSQL from the coding sequence TTGGAACAACAAAGCATAATATTATTAAGTACAAGTGATATTTTGTATGACCAGCGTTTAATTAAAATAGCTACGGCTTTACAAAGTTTTGGAGCTAATGTTTCATTAATAGGTAGAAAATTAAGTGATAACCGACAAAATAATTCAAAAAAATATACTGAAAAACGAATTGCGTGTGTGTTTAATAAAGGCGTTTTATTTTATGCCGAAATAAATTTGCGTTTTTTCTTTTTGCTTTTGTTTTCAAAATATAACAAAGTTTGTGCAAATGATGCAGATACATTATTTGGAGCTTGGTTAGCCTCTTTTTTTAAGAAATTTGAATTATACTACGATGCTCACGAAATATTTACTGAAGTACCGGAATTAGAAGGAAAGTTTATAAAAAAACGAATTTGGGCGTGGGTTGAAAAAAAAGGAATGCGTAAAGCAAAAAAACTATATACTGTAAATGAAAGCGTAGCTGTTTTTCTTCAAGAAAAATATGGTAGAAAGTTTGACGTAATCATGAATGTTCCGGAATTAAAATATCAAAAAGAAACCAATGAAAATCAGTCTTTTATATTGTATCAAGGAGCATTAAATAAAGGGCGTGGCTTAAAGGAGTTAATAAAAGCTATGGGAAAAATTGACATGCCTTTAAAAATAGCTGGAAGTGGAGATATAGAAAATGAACTTAAAATTTTGGTAGCTGACTTAAATTTAACGGATAAAGTAACTTTTTTTGGGAAATTATTGCCTAAAGATTTAGAGCAGATAACACAAAAAGCATACTTGGGAGTAAATTTATTAGATAAAAGCAGTATGAATTATTACTATTCTTTAGCTAATAAATTTTTTGATTATGCCCACGCTGGCATTCCTCAAATTGGCATGAATTTTCCCGAATATGAAAGGATTAATAAGGAATTTGAGGTTAGTTTATTAATAAATACACTGAGTGTAAAAGAAATAGAAGAAACTATTAATAAATTAATAAAAAATAAAGAATTATATAACAATTTAAAGAATAATACATTAGCTTTAAGTAAAAATTACAATTGGGATAAAGAAAAAGAAAAGTTGAAGTTAATTTATCTTAGTCAATTATAA